A section of the Caballeronia sp. M1242 genome encodes:
- a CDS encoding branched-chain amino acid ABC transporter permease, whose translation MDLSIAAILAQDGITTGAIYALLALALVLVFSVTRVIFIPQGEFVAYGALTLAALQTQKLPATCFLLIAMGVGCFIAEVVGMVRHPGRHHRIGRLLAVLAGKYLLFPVAVWALTQAVFAQTLPMLAQIALTLLIVVPMGPFVYRLAYEPIAEASTLLLLIVAVAVHFAMVGLGLVMFGAEGSRTTAFSDASFNVGSVSISGQSLWVVGTALVLIVALYFYFDRSISGKALRATSVNRLGARLVGIGTAQAGRLAFTLAAGLGALCGVLVAPITTIYYDSGFLIGLKGFVGAIVGGLVSYPLAAAGSLLVGLLESYSSFWASAYKEVIVFTLIIPVLLWRSLASPHSDEDEE comes from the coding sequence ATGGACTTATCGATTGCGGCGATTCTCGCGCAAGACGGCATCACGACGGGCGCCATCTACGCGTTGCTTGCGCTCGCGCTGGTGCTGGTGTTTTCCGTGACTCGCGTCATCTTCATTCCGCAGGGCGAGTTCGTCGCCTATGGCGCGCTCACGCTGGCGGCGCTGCAGACGCAGAAGCTGCCCGCGACCTGCTTTCTGCTCATCGCGATGGGCGTGGGCTGCTTTATCGCCGAAGTCGTGGGTATGGTGCGGCATCCGGGGCGGCATCATCGGATAGGACGGCTCCTGGCCGTGCTCGCGGGCAAGTATCTGCTGTTCCCGGTCGCGGTGTGGGCGCTGACGCAGGCGGTCTTCGCACAGACGCTGCCGATGCTCGCCCAGATCGCGCTGACGCTTTTGATCGTCGTGCCGATGGGACCCTTCGTGTACCGGCTGGCGTATGAGCCGATCGCGGAGGCGAGCACGCTGCTGCTGTTGATCGTCGCGGTGGCCGTGCACTTCGCGATGGTCGGGCTCGGGCTCGTCATGTTCGGCGCGGAAGGCTCGCGCACCACCGCGTTTTCCGACGCCAGCTTCAACGTCGGCAGCGTGTCGATATCGGGGCAGAGCTTGTGGGTCGTCGGCACGGCGCTCGTGCTGATCGTCGCGTTGTACTTCTACTTCGACCGCTCGATTTCCGGCAAGGCGTTGCGCGCGACGTCGGTGAACCGGCTGGGTGCGCGACTCGTCGGCATCGGCACGGCGCAGGCCGGGCGTCTCGCTTTCACGCTCGCGGCGGGTCTCGGCGCGCTGTGCGGCGTGCTGGTCGCGCCGATCACGACCATCTACTACGACTCGGGCTTTCTGATCGGCCTGAAGGGCTTCGTTGGCGCGATCGTCGGCGGTCTCGTCAGCTATCCGCTGGCCGCAGCCGGCTCGTTGCTCGTCGGGCTGCTGGAGTCGTATTCGTCGTTCTGGGCGAGCGCGTACAAGGAGGTCATCGTCTTCACGCTCATCATTCCGGTGCTGCTATGGCGAAGCCTGGCCAGCCCGCATTCCGACGAAGACGAGGAGTAA
- a CDS encoding ABC transporter substrate-binding protein, with protein sequence MKTKKAWVKSGIALAVAGSAMLGAGAVFAQVKIGVTLSATGPAASLGIPEKNTVALLPKEIGGKSVEYIVLDDGTDTSRAVQNTRKLIDEDHVDAIIGSTVTPNSLAMIDPASSAKTPMISMAASASIIAPMDAKKAWVFKTPQNDALMADAIASHMEKHGVKTVGFIGFADAYGDGWYSVFNAAATAHKLKIVTNERYNRPDTSVTGQVLKTMGANPDAVLIAGAGTPAALPAKTLKERGYKGKVYQTHGVANNDFLRVCGKDCEGEILPAGPVLVTEQLPDSNPVKKSSAAYKNAYEKAYGAGSLSTFGGHAWDAGQMLARAIPEALKKGQPGTPEFREALRAALENLKDLPVSHGIMNTTPNDHNGFDDRARVMVQIVDGKWKLLND encoded by the coding sequence ATGAAAACGAAGAAAGCATGGGTCAAAAGCGGCATTGCGCTGGCAGTCGCCGGCAGCGCGATGCTCGGCGCGGGCGCAGTGTTCGCGCAGGTGAAGATCGGCGTGACGCTGTCGGCGACGGGGCCGGCCGCATCGCTCGGGATTCCCGAGAAAAACACCGTCGCGTTGTTGCCGAAGGAAATCGGCGGCAAGTCGGTCGAATACATCGTGCTCGACGACGGCACCGACACGAGCCGCGCCGTGCAGAACACGCGCAAGCTGATCGACGAAGATCACGTCGATGCGATCATCGGCTCGACGGTCACGCCGAATTCGCTCGCGATGATCGATCCGGCGTCGAGCGCCAAGACGCCGATGATCTCGATGGCCGCGTCCGCGTCGATCATCGCGCCGATGGACGCCAAGAAAGCGTGGGTCTTCAAGACGCCGCAAAACGACGCGCTGATGGCCGACGCGATCGCGAGTCACATGGAAAAGCACGGCGTGAAAACGGTGGGCTTCATCGGCTTCGCGGACGCGTACGGCGACGGCTGGTACTCGGTGTTCAACGCGGCGGCGACTGCGCACAAGCTGAAGATCGTCACGAACGAGCGGTATAACCGCCCCGATACATCGGTGACGGGTCAGGTGCTGAAGACGATGGGCGCGAATCCCGATGCCGTGCTGATCGCGGGCGCGGGCACGCCGGCCGCGCTGCCGGCCAAGACGCTGAAGGAGCGCGGCTATAAGGGCAAGGTGTATCAGACGCACGGCGTCGCCAATAACGACTTCTTGCGCGTATGCGGCAAGGACTGCGAAGGCGAGATTCTGCCGGCCGGTCCGGTGCTCGTGACCGAGCAATTGCCGGACAGCAATCCGGTGAAGAAGTCGTCGGCTGCGTACAAGAACGCGTATGAGAAGGCGTACGGCGCGGGCTCGCTCTCGACCTTCGGCGGCCACGCGTGGGACGCCGGACAGATGCTCGCCCGCGCTATTCCCGAGGCGCTCAAGAAGGGTCAGCCGGGCACGCCCGAGTTCCGCGAGGCATTGCGCGCGGCGCTCGAGAATCTGAAGGACCTGCCGGTTTCCCACGGCATCATGAACACGACGCCGAACGACCACAACGGCTTCGACGATCGCGCGCGCGTGATGGTCCAGATCGTCGACGGCAAGTGGAAGCTGCTGAACGATTGA